Proteins encoded within one genomic window of Solenopsis invicta isolate M01_SB chromosome 10, UNIL_Sinv_3.0, whole genome shotgun sequence:
- the LOC113004993 gene encoding uncharacterized protein LOC113004993, whose translation NATNNRFTISEKNDLLSIIFFYCHIIENKITDNISTVQKEEAWTSITIEYNKNRTIIRSEKSLRVCWENIKRDTRKYCATERRESYRTGGGVVNLKKNDLFERAREIMGETTVNGLSNPFDSDCIENVSTVGNILQDKNKLSQKEENNSAEI comes from the exons AATGCAACGAACAACAGATTTACGATTTCTGAAAAGAATGATTTAttaagcataatttttttttattgtcacattattgaaaacaaaataactGATAATATAAGTACTGTACAAAAAGAAGAAGCATGGACAAGTATAACAATAGAGTACAATAAGAATAGAACTATTATCAGATCTGAAAAAAGTTTACGTGTTTGTtgggaaaatataaaaagagataCGAGAAAATACTGCGCAACAGAAAGACGTGAAAGTTATAGAAcag GTGGAGGTgtagtgaatttaaaaaaaaatgacttgtTTGAAAGAGCCCGAGAAATTATGGGTGAAACCACAGTAAATGGATTATCTAATCCATTTGATTCCGATTGTATTGAAAATGTCAGTACTGTTGGTAATATAttacaagataaaaataaactgtcacaaaaagaagaaaataattcagcggaaata
- the LOC105207875 gene encoding uncharacterized protein LOC105207875: protein MNPNQEQNQTKNENERKGGMPTISAGEGSSGGHVIPPLSQSCRDVSPAEGRDDSRVVKGPITGNGGLELFSPRQTTGESLFRKPRMAEDKLYRSWRATKSTAAAKALMGIKTNDGETMVKPSELTRKELVEQVSKGMDHIRKVANYKKGVKETTKKALREIAAMAEAAIKEISDRPQSEEVNRLQTANDNLRREVELLRVELAAVKQQVASIGRREAEEGDTSSKPQESSSEDECNEPPSSKTKSLPPAAALTGLPRPEPVRRASALAKAPLDSLGVSNEKDELIRAVLVQVGQMLSARFDALEDRLLPEKPLRPPLGVRPPRNGGSKVMAPNNGGKKGPAPSSSSVAERDGGERNASVAYLVPSVSKTWTEVVGRKAKAKEKKKAKQDATLAKNKSGLEGSPKRAERPQHRKNEKKVKIKVPKRAAVVLSAVDSEKTTIAVALSKIRDKINLRALGIASLRPKKAQTGAIIYEVPGERSQELADSLAAKLREELNGEEVKVARPVKTAKLRVSGLDDLTDTREVSEAMAAVGGCKAWEVTVGSIRRSRVGLGSVWVRCPATADRKLSEAGRVQVGWVMARVEALRPRPMQCYRCLRTGHTIGACDSPVDRGSRCYRCGCEGHPASLCEGELNCPLCADLDRPAGHRFGGPACTPAPPPEKDGRRGNSGTAAKPRNATMAKAPNAGGNTEVKAAPAASSQQLGGGGGSLEEAMDTAL from the exons ATGAACCCAAATCAAGAACAAaaccaaacaaaaaatgaaaatgaaaggAAGGGCGGTATGCCTACAATTTCAGCAGGCGAGGGAAGTTCGGGAGGACATGTAATTCCGCCTCTGTCCCAGAGCTGCAGAGACGTGTCTCCCGCTGAGGGGAGGGATGATTCCCGAGTGGTAAAAGGACCCATCACCGGGAACGGAGGGCTTGAGCTCTTCAGCCCAAGACAAACTACCGGCGAAAGCCTCTTCAGGAAGCCTCGCATG GCAGAGGACAAGCTTTATAGGAGTTGGAGGGCAACAAAAAGCACGGCAGCGGCCAAGGCTCTTATGGGCATTAAGACAAACGACGGGGAGACAATGGTCAAACCAAGCGAGCTCACACGCAAGGAATTGGTAGAGCAGGTGAGTAAGGGAATGGACCATATCAGAAAAGTGGCCAATTATAAAAAAGGAGTAAAAGAGACCACAAAGAAGGCCCTCCGGGAGATTGCGGCGATGGCTGAAGCCGCGATCAAAGAGATTAGTGACCGGCCACAATCAGAGGAGGTTAACAGACTCCAGACGGCCAATGACAATTTGAGGAGGGAGGTGGAACTCCTCAGAGTGGAGCTCGCTGCAGTCAAGCAGCAGGTTGCTAGCATAGGCCGACGAGAGGCAGAGGAGGGTGATACATCCTCCAAACCTCAGGAGTC CTCGTCGGAGGACGAATGCAATGAGCCTCCCTCCTCAAAAACAAAGTCCCTGCCACCAGCGGCTGCTTTGACTGGTCTCCCCCGCCCGGAGCCGGTCAGGAGGGCGTCGGCGTTGGCAAAAGCACCTCTAGACTCTCTGGGGGTCAGCAATGAGAAGGACGAGCTTATTAGGGCGGTGCTCGTCCAAGTCGGGCAGATGCTGTCCGCAAGATTTGATGCCCTGGAAGACAGACTCCTTCCTGAGAAGCCACTGAGGCCTCCGCTGGGAGTGAGACCACCCAGAAACGGAGGGTCAAAAGTCATGGCCCCAAACAACGGGGGGAAAAAAGGGCCGGCGCCCAGCTCGTCCAGCGTCGCTGAAAGGGATGGAGGGGAAAGAAACGCCTCTGTTGCATACCTGGTTCCTTCCGTGTCAAAGACGTGGACCGAGGTAGTGGGGAGAAAGGCCAAGGCCAAGGAAAAGAAGAAGGCCAAACAGGATGCAACCCTGGCAAAAAACAAAAGTGGGTTGGAAG GCAGCCCCAAAAGGGCAGAGCGGCCACAGCACCGGAAAAACGAGAAAAAGGTCAAAATTAAGGTCCCAAAAAGAGCGGCTGTCGTCCTATCGGCAGTCGACAGCGAGAAAACGACAATAGCAGTTGCCCTCTCCAAAATAAGGGACAAAATAAATCTGAGGGCGCTGGGAATCGCGTCCCTACGCCCCAAGAAGGCCCAAACCGGGGCTATCATATATGAGGTCCCAGGAGAGAGGAGCCAGGAACTGGCCGACAGCCTGGCGGCGAAGCTCCGAGAGGAGCTCAACGGCGAGGAAGTCAAGGTCGCAAGACCCGTCAAAACCGCTAAGCTCCGCGTCTCGGGTTTGGACGACCTTACCGACACCCGGGAGGTGTCCGAGGCGATGGCGGCCGTAGGCGGCTGCAAGGCTTGGGAAGTGACGGTCGGTTCCATCAGGCGGTCGCGAGTGGGCCTCGGATCGGTATGGGTCCGTTGCCCCGCCACGGCTGACCGTAAGCTGTCAGAGGCGGGCAGGGTGCAAGTAGGCTGGGTCATGGCCAGGGTGGAGGCCCTCAGACCCAGACCTATGCAGTGCTATAGATGCTTGAGGACAGGCCACACCATCGGCGCCTGTGATTCCCCCGTCGACAGGGGGAGCAGGTGCTATAGGTGTGGCTGTGAGGGGCACCCCGCCAGCCTCTGCGAGGGGGAGCTAAATTGTCCCCTCTGCGCGGACCTAGACAGGCCGGCCGGACATAGATTCGGCGGACCGGCTTGCACCCCCGCCCCCCCACCGGAGAAGGACGGCCGGAGAGGAAATAGTGGCACGGCTGCGAAACCCCGCAACGCGACCATGGCCAAAGCCCCTAATGCAGGAGGCAATACGGAGGTAAAGGCCGCACCGGCGGCAAGTTCCCAGCAACTGGGAGGGGGTGGAGGTAGCCTGGAGGAGGCGATGGACACGGCTCTTTAA